In Hoeflea ulvae, one genomic interval encodes:
- a CDS encoding VOC family protein has product MSGPSDRLQNPAQRRGFAISGLGEIAIRCVDIAAMTAFYRDMLGLELLADRGGIIFFRLNNGVEGHTAVLALFDPLVNPERGASVAASSTLHHIALSLSQADQQTACCWFDAHDLPYRIQDFGWIGWRGVFVTDPDGNTVELVSAGWPVND; this is encoded by the coding sequence ATGTCCGGGCCATCTGACAGACTGCAAAACCCCGCTCAAAGGCGGGGTTTTGCCATTTCAGGACTGGGCGAGATCGCCATCCGGTGCGTTGATATTGCCGCCATGACCGCCTTCTACCGCGACATGCTGGGGCTCGAACTGCTGGCTGATCGCGGCGGCATCATCTTTTTCAGGCTGAACAATGGCGTCGAGGGTCACACCGCCGTGCTGGCGCTGTTCGATCCGCTCGTCAATCCCGAACGCGGCGCTTCCGTGGCCGCCTCGTCGACGCTGCATCACATTGCGCTGAGCCTGAGCCAGGCCGACCAGCAGACCGCCTGTTGCTGGTTCGACGCCCATGACCTGCCCTACAGGATCCAGGACTTTGGCTGGATCGGCTGGCGTGGTGTCTTTGTTACCGACCCCGACGGCAACACCGTCGAGCTGGTCTCCGCCGGCTGGCCCGTCAACGACTGA
- the dgcA gene encoding N-acetyl-D-Glu racemase DgcA gives MPRQLHAQIDSFPLTRAFTISRGAKTSAEVVTCTITENGVSGRGECVPYKRYGETVEGVVEAIEAFNDAIASGMSREELQDAMAAGAARNAIDCALWDLDARLSGNRVSTLACRILPRPVPTAVTISLGDPADMADEARAHSSQKLLKVKVGTSDDRARMHAVASAAPNAEIILDANEGWDESNIREHLLLAAELHIGLIEQPLPADKDEILAHIPHPVPICADESVHTLADLESLVDRYDAINIKLDKTGGLTEALRMRDHARELGFGVMIGCMVGTSLAMAPAVLLAQDADWVDLDGPLLLARDRSPGLVYAGSLVSPPSAELWG, from the coding sequence ATGCCCAGACAGCTTCACGCCCAGATCGACAGCTTCCCCCTGACGCGCGCCTTCACGATTTCGCGCGGCGCCAAGACCTCCGCCGAAGTCGTCACCTGCACGATCACCGAAAACGGCGTCAGCGGCCGCGGCGAATGCGTTCCCTACAAACGGTACGGCGAGACGGTGGAAGGTGTTGTCGAGGCCATCGAGGCCTTCAACGACGCCATCGCATCGGGCATGAGCCGCGAGGAACTGCAGGACGCGATGGCAGCAGGCGCTGCCCGCAACGCCATTGACTGCGCCCTTTGGGACCTCGACGCCAGGCTCTCCGGCAACCGCGTCAGCACGCTTGCCTGCCGCATCCTGCCGCGTCCGGTTCCCACCGCCGTGACCATCTCGCTGGGCGATCCCGCCGACATGGCCGATGAAGCCCGCGCCCATTCCTCGCAGAAACTGCTCAAGGTCAAGGTCGGAACCTCCGACGACCGGGCGCGGATGCATGCGGTGGCAAGTGCGGCGCCCAATGCGGAAATCATTCTCGATGCCAATGAAGGCTGGGACGAGAGCAATATCCGTGAGCATCTCCTGCTGGCGGCCGAACTGCACATCGGGCTGATCGAACAGCCGCTGCCGGCCGACAAGGACGAGATCCTGGCCCACATTCCGCATCCGGTACCGATCTGCGCCGACGAAAGCGTGCACACGCTGGCCGATCTCGAATCGCTTGTGGACCGCTATGACGCGATCAACATCAAGCTCGACAAGACCGGCGGCCTGACCGAAGCGCTGCGCATGCGCGACCATGCCCGCGAGCTCGGTTTCGGCGTGATGATCGGCTGCATGGTCGGCACCTCCCTGGCCATGGCGCCGGCCGTGCTGCTGGCCCAGGATGCCGACTGGGTCGATCTTGACGGGCCCTTGCTGCTGGCGCGCGATCGCTCGCCGGGACTGGTCTATGCCGGCTCTCTGGTTTCACCGCCATCTGCCGAACTGTGGGGATGA
- a CDS encoding Hpt domain-containing protein produces the protein MAALSIAFEAPELSYQPRPSGGRPVDLVHLARQTGGDKSLETEVLALFAKQAREAVAQMATLDDAARSELAHRLAGAAKAIGAFDVARRAAEVETGPGNAAAVSAFAGSVIDADSFIVGLMR, from the coding sequence ATGGCGGCGCTCAGTATTGCATTCGAAGCCCCGGAACTCAGCTACCAGCCCCGACCCTCGGGCGGGCGGCCGGTCGATCTGGTGCACCTGGCACGGCAGACCGGCGGCGACAAGTCGCTGGAGACCGAAGTGCTGGCGCTGTTTGCAAAGCAGGCGCGCGAGGCCGTGGCCCAGATGGCAACACTGGACGATGCGGCGCGCTCCGAACTGGCACACCGGCTCGCAGGAGCCGCCAAGGCAATCGGCGCCTTTGATGTGGCGCGTCGTGCAGCCGAGGTCGAAACCGGACCGGGCAATGCGGCCGCCGTGTCGGCCTTTGCCGGGTCGGTGATCGACGCCGACAGTTTCATCGTCGGCCTGATGCGCTAA
- a CDS encoding ABC transporter ATP-binding protein: MTPQEPNHSQRLVPDPEAEREVILSARDVCVAFGKNKVLDHLDLDVYRGEILGFVGGSGTGKSVLMRSILRLIPRQKGVIRILGEDYDKVREAKKIELDMRLGVLFQQGALFSALTVRENIQVPMREYLDLPKPLMDELAELKVAMVGLAPDAADKYPSELSGGMIKRAALARALALDPDLVFLDEPTSGLDPIGAAEFDELIAQLRDTLGLTVYMVTHDLDSLFSVCDRIAVLGQKKVLVEGTIEDMLSFDDPWVQSYFQGKRARRIPGTPRKPDAQQDPGSSPADSRKSEAQ, from the coding sequence ATGACCCCGCAAGAGCCAAATCATTCGCAACGACTGGTGCCGGATCCCGAAGCGGAGCGGGAGGTGATCCTGTCGGCCCGCGATGTCTGCGTGGCCTTCGGCAAGAACAAGGTGCTCGACCATCTCGATCTCGACGTCTATCGCGGGGAAATCCTCGGATTTGTCGGCGGCTCCGGCACCGGCAAGTCGGTGCTGATGCGCTCGATCCTGCGGCTGATTCCGCGCCAGAAGGGCGTGATCCGGATTCTCGGCGAGGATTACGACAAGGTCAGGGAGGCCAAGAAGATCGAACTCGACATGCGCCTGGGCGTGCTGTTCCAGCAGGGTGCGCTGTTTTCGGCGCTGACGGTGCGCGAAAACATCCAGGTTCCGATGCGGGAATATCTGGATCTGCCAAAACCGCTGATGGACGAACTGGCGGAGCTCAAGGTGGCGATGGTCGGCCTGGCGCCGGATGCGGCCGACAAATACCCCTCCGAGCTGTCCGGTGGTATGATCAAGCGGGCGGCGCTGGCACGGGCGCTGGCGCTCGATCCGGACCTGGTGTTTCTGGACGAGCCGACCTCCGGGCTGGATCCGATCGGAGCAGCCGAGTTCGACGAGCTTATCGCGCAGTTGCGTGACACGCTGGGGCTGACGGTCTACATGGTGACCCATGATCTCGACAGCCTGTTTTCGGTCTGCGACCGGATCGCCGTGCTGGGTCAGAAGAAGGTTCTGGTGGAAGGAACCATCGAGGACATGCTTTCATTTGACGATCCCTGGGTGCAGTCCTATTTCCAGGGCAAGAGAGCACGCCGGATTCCAGGCACTCCCCGGAAGCCAGACGCACAGCAGGATCCGGGATCGAGCCCGGCGGACAGCAGGAAGAGCGAAGCGCAGTAA
- a CDS encoding ABC transporter permease yields MERHISGETETLVLSGDWRHAAISGIYGRMLEFQGSLSGKPLEIDLSDVSNLDTAGAWLVRKTMAAAHARGAEARLVGASGQAEGLIAALPDLADRQGATAKAKAPLFERMFAPIGKTIYELYDDFIASLYILGSAVRGAQLKLDRSSGISPASIVTHMDHMGVRAVPIILLMSFLIGAIIAQQGAFQLRYFGAEVFVVDLVGILQLREIGVLLTAIMIAGRSGSAITAEIGSMKMREEVDALKVMGLNPIGVLVFPRMVALTVVLPLLTVVANFAALLGAAAVVWTYSGITPDVFVARLREAIDMSTVTSGMIKAPFMALIIGIVAAVEGMKVGGSAESLGRRVTASVVKAIFVVILVDGLFAMFYAAIDF; encoded by the coding sequence ATCGAGCGGCACATTTCGGGCGAGACCGAGACGCTGGTCCTGTCCGGAGACTGGCGCCATGCCGCGATCTCCGGGATCTATGGCCGGATGCTGGAATTCCAGGGCAGCCTGTCGGGCAAGCCGCTGGAGATCGATCTGAGCGATGTCAGCAATTTGGACACCGCCGGAGCCTGGCTGGTGCGCAAGACCATGGCCGCAGCCCATGCCCGCGGCGCAGAGGCCCGGCTGGTGGGGGCGTCGGGGCAGGCAGAGGGGCTGATCGCCGCGCTTCCGGATCTCGCCGACAGGCAAGGGGCAACGGCCAAGGCCAAGGCGCCGCTGTTCGAACGGATGTTCGCGCCGATCGGCAAGACCATCTATGAGCTCTATGATGATTTCATCGCCTCGCTCTACATTCTGGGATCGGCCGTGCGCGGCGCCCAGCTCAAGCTCGACCGTTCCTCGGGGATATCGCCGGCCTCGATCGTCACCCATATGGACCACATGGGTGTGCGTGCGGTGCCGATCATCCTGCTGATGAGTTTTCTGATCGGCGCGATCATTGCCCAGCAGGGTGCCTTCCAGTTGCGCTATTTCGGCGCCGAGGTCTTCGTCGTCGATCTGGTCGGCATTTTGCAATTGCGCGAGATCGGCGTGCTGCTGACCGCGATCATGATCGCCGGACGCTCGGGCAGCGCGATCACCGCCGAAATCGGCTCGATGAAGATGCGCGAGGAGGTCGACGCGCTCAAGGTGATGGGACTGAACCCGATCGGGGTGCTGGTGTTCCCGCGCATGGTGGCACTGACCGTGGTGCTGCCGCTGCTCACCGTGGTTGCCAATTTCGCGGCGCTGCTCGGCGCGGCCGCCGTGGTGTGGACCTATTCGGGCATTACCCCCGACGTCTTCGTGGCGCGGCTGCGCGAAGCCATCGACATGTCGACGGTCACATCGGGGATGATAAAGGCGCCGTTCATGGCGCTGATCATTGGCATCGTCGCGGCGGTGGAAGGCATGAAGGTCGGCGGCAGTGCCGAATCGCTGGGGCGCCGGGTGACGGCTTCGGTGGTCAAGGCGATCTTCGTGGTGATCCTTGTCGACGGGCTGTTTGCCATGTTCTACGCGGCGATCGACTTTTGA
- a CDS encoding ABC-type transport auxiliary lipoprotein family protein, translating to MLSALSGCAGGLVASTPPDTYGLSAAPEVAGQSSRNRQILINEPTALKALDSEQIVIRPTPSSIEYLAKSQWSDRLPKIVQDKLVQAFENSGRVGGVGRPGDGLAIDFKIITAIRAFEIKVDAGERAVVELSAKILNDRNGVVVATKVFRATTPVSGSGNAAYVQSLDQAFEAVVQDLVGWTLGQI from the coding sequence ATGCTGTCAGCACTGTCCGGCTGCGCGGGCGGGCTTGTCGCCTCCACACCGCCAGACACCTACGGCCTTTCCGCGGCCCCCGAAGTGGCCGGCCAGTCGTCGCGCAACCGCCAGATCCTGATCAACGAACCGACCGCGCTCAAGGCGCTCGACAGCGAGCAGATCGTCATCCGCCCGACGCCGTCCTCGATCGAATATCTGGCGAAGTCGCAATGGTCGGACCGGCTGCCGAAGATCGTCCAGGACAAGCTGGTCCAGGCGTTCGAGAATTCCGGCCGGGTCGGCGGGGTCGGTCGTCCCGGCGACGGGCTGGCGATCGATTTCAAGATCATCACCGCCATCCGCGCCTTCGAGATCAAGGTCGATGCCGGCGAGCGCGCCGTGGTCGAATTGTCGGCCAAGATCCTCAATGACCGCAATGGCGTCGTGGTGGCCACGAAAGTGTTCCGCGCCACGACACCGGTCAGCGGCAGCGGCAATGCGGCTTACGTACAGTCGCTCGACCAGGCATTCGAAGCCGTGGTGCAGGATCTGGTCGGCTGGACGCTGGGACAGATCTGA